In Pleuronectes platessa chromosome 4, fPlePla1.1, whole genome shotgun sequence, the following proteins share a genomic window:
- the polb gene encoding DNA polymerase beta has translation MSKRKAPQESPNEGITDFLVELANYEKNVNRAIHKYNAYRKAASTISKYPNKIKNGEEAKKLEGVGQKIAEKIDEFLQTGTLRKLEKIRTDDTSSSINFLTRVTGIGPAAARKFFEEGVKTLEDLKKIESKLNHHQQIGLKYFEEFEKRIPRAEMEKMETLIHRELKIVGEEYIGTICGSYRRGAASSGDIDILLTHPDYTSETEKQPKLLHDMVSHFESSGFVTDTLSKGDTKFMGVCQLQKSDDDDDEEEEYLHRRIDIRLIPKDQYYCGVLYFTGSDIFNKNMRTHALEKGFTLNEYTIRPLGVTGVAGEPLLVDSERDIFEYIQYKYREPKERSQ, from the exons AGCTGGCCAACTATGAGAAAAATGTCAACAGAGCCATCCACAAGTACAACGCCTACAG GAAAGCAGCATCTACCATTTCCAAGTACCCTAACAAGATCAAGAATGGGGAAGAGGCCAAGAAACTG GAAGGTGTGGGACAAAAAATAGCAGAAAAGATTGATGAGTTCTTACAAACTGGGACACTACGCAAACTGGAAAAG ATCAGAACTGATGACACCAGCTCTTCCATCAATTTCCTCACCAGAGTTACTGGAATTGG CCCTGCTGCTGCCAGGAAGTTTTTTGAAGAAGGGGTGAAGACACTGGAAG ATCTGAAAAAGATCGAGAGCAAACTGAACCATCATCAACAGATTGGACTCAA GTACTTTGAGGAGTTTGAGAAAAGGATCCCTCGTGCTGAAATGGAAAAGATGGAG actCTGATTCATAGAGAGTTGAAGATAGTTGGTGAAGAATATATTGGAACAATCTGTGGAAGTTACAGGAGAG GTGCTGCCTCGAGTGGTGATATTGATATTTTGCTGACACATCCAGACTACACCTCTGAGACTGAGAAACAG CCCAAGCTCCTCCACGACATGGTCAGTCATTTTGAGTCCTCAGGGTTTGTGACCGACACTCTCTCCAAAGGAGACACCAAGTTCATG GGAGTCTGCCAACTGCAGaagagtgatgatgatgatgatgaggaagaagaataCCTTCACAGGCGTATTGATATCAG GTTAATTCCTAAAGACCAGTACTACTGTGGTGTCCTGTATTTCACTGGAAGTGATATCTTCAATAAAAATATGAGAACTCATGCCCTGGAGAAAGGTTTCACCCTTAACGAGTACACCATCCGACCACTGGGGGTCACTG GTGTGGCTGGGGAACCTCTTCTGGTGGACAGTGAGAGAGACATCTTTGAGTACATCCAGTACAAATACAGAGAGCCAAAGGAGCGCAGCCAGTGA